The following coding sequences lie in one Pontibacter sp. G13 genomic window:
- the miaB gene encoding tRNA (N6-isopentenyl adenosine(37)-C2)-methylthiotransferase MiaB produces MDESKQGTSYIESEVVVPEGMKLAYIETYGCQMNFSDTEIVASVLKDMGYGFTSNEHEADLVFINTCSIRDNAESKVWKRLKNFRKQKSDNPGLMVGVLGCMAERLKTKLLDEEKLVDLVVGPDAYRDLPRLLDEVEGGQRSVNVLLSREETYANIAPVRLNSNGVSAFVTIMRGCDNMCTFCVVPFTRGRERSRDPYSIVEESRQLYDQGFREVTLLGQNVDSYKWSPDDSLKGKAQINKAEAKGEEIDVINFAQLLEMVANVAPDLRVRFSTSHPKDITDDVLHAMAKYKNICNYIHLPVQSGSSRVLELMNRGYSLEWYKQKVDRIYELIPDCAISTDIITGFCTETEEDHEKTIEVVNYARYSHAYMFAYSERPGTPAAKKMEDDVPEADKKRRLAEVIKLQNEISRERNLADVGKEFVVLIEGNSKRSEHDWCGRNDQNKMIVFPKQGDLKPGDYVIVKVKDATSATLLADMVSAEVQW; encoded by the coding sequence ATGGATGAGAGCAAGCAGGGGACCAGCTACATCGAATCCGAAGTGGTAGTCCCAGAAGGGATGAAATTGGCTTATATCGAAACTTATGGGTGTCAGATGAACTTTTCCGATACGGAAATCGTGGCATCTGTCCTTAAGGATATGGGGTATGGATTCACCTCCAATGAGCATGAGGCGGATCTGGTATTTATCAATACCTGCAGTATTCGAGACAATGCCGAATCCAAGGTCTGGAAACGCCTCAAGAATTTCCGTAAGCAGAAATCCGATAATCCTGGCCTGATGGTTGGAGTATTGGGATGTATGGCCGAACGCCTGAAAACCAAGCTTCTCGATGAAGAGAAATTGGTGGATCTGGTAGTGGGACCTGATGCTTACCGCGATCTTCCACGCTTGTTGGATGAAGTGGAAGGAGGGCAGCGTTCCGTCAACGTACTGCTTTCACGAGAGGAAACGTATGCCAACATTGCTCCTGTTCGTCTGAATAGCAATGGAGTCTCGGCATTTGTGACCATCATGCGTGGGTGCGACAATATGTGTACGTTTTGTGTGGTCCCGTTCACAAGAGGAAGGGAGCGTAGCCGCGATCCATATTCCATCGTGGAAGAGTCTCGTCAACTGTACGATCAGGGTTTCCGCGAAGTGACCCTGCTTGGACAAAATGTGGACTCCTACAAATGGAGCCCCGATGATTCTCTGAAGGGAAAAGCTCAAATCAATAAAGCGGAAGCCAAGGGTGAAGAGATTGATGTCATTAACTTCGCTCAGCTTCTGGAAATGGTAGCCAATGTGGCTCCAGATCTCCGCGTCCGATTCTCTACTTCCCATCCCAAGGATATCACAGATGATGTGCTCCATGCGATGGCCAAGTACAAGAATATCTGTAATTATATCCATTTGCCGGTTCAGTCAGGTTCAAGCCGTGTGCTCGAACTCATGAATCGTGGATATTCGCTTGAGTGGTATAAGCAGAAGGTGGATAGAATCTATGAGTTGATTCCCGATTGTGCCATTTCCACAGATATTATCACCGGGTTTTGCACAGAAACTGAGGAAGACCACGAGAAGACCATTGAGGTGGTGAACTACGCTCGATACTCACATGCATACATGTTTGCCTACAGTGAGCGCCCGGGAACTCCAGCAGCCAAGAAAATGGAGGATGATGTCCCTGAGGCTGACAAAAAACGTCGCTTGGCGGAAGTCATCAAATTGCAGAACGAGATTTCCCGTGAGCGCAATCTCGCGGATGTCGGGAAGGAGTTCGTCGTCTTGATCGAAGGGAATTCCAAGCGTTCTGAGCATGACTGGTGTGGCCGGAATGATCAAAACAAGATGATCGTATTCCCAAAGCAAGGAGATCTCAAGCCCGGAGACTATGTGATCGTCAAGGTCAAGGATGCTACAAGCGCAACCTTGCTGGCCGATATGGTTTCTGCAGAAGTACAATGGTAA